The DNA segment TTTAGAATATCCTTCATGGTACAAGTATCTTGTTCATTCGAAGCTCGAGTATGACAGCTCTGTATAGTATCCCGGCACTAACGCTCTTGCTCGTACATTGGAATCTGTCCAGAATCGCGTTTAGTCATTTCAGACTGTGCACGCACATTTGCTGTACCAACCATGAAAACCGATTTAGGCCTTCCACATCTTGTTCACGCAGGAAAATGCCACTTCTTGGTGGTATTTCTCATAAAATCTGTCACCAATCCTCAAATTAGAACATGGTCCTTTCCAAACCACCCTACCTATCAAACAGATTGGGCCGTCACACAAAGTACACGCTGCTTTATCACATACAAAATTATTTTACGAATACTTTATTCCCAATACCTCGAATGACTGGAACCACCGGCCCACATACATTGCCCAACTGGCCGATGTAACTGCATTTAAGTATGCTGCTGAAGATATGTATACCCTTAGCAGCCACTTCTTTAGTGGCACCAGCACCGAGTGACACTTTTTGCTATATTCCAGATCCACCCTGTTTAGATCCCGTGCGAGTTGTccgatgatcttcttaaaaataGATAGTCGTTGCCTAGAATCAGCTGTGGTGCTTGTCTAACGGTAATTATGGTGACGGAGTCGAAATGACGAATTGTCTATCCGCtttataacaaagtaataaacGTTACGTATGTACTCATATATATAATAAAGATGGAAATCGTCAATATAAGGGTTGTATATGATATAGTGTACCATAGATATGGCATTAATTAAAATTGCAGTTATATAATTTGTACAAACTAGTACAAACAGTAATTAGAGAGCTGAAATCGCCCTTTCTCCTTTCCTTCCCTATGTGAGCTCTCGCCTGCTTATAAGAGGGATCACTGGCGTCGAACgcgtgacgccgccaatgtcTCCTTTGGCGCAAGCGTTGCTCACAAACGCTACATTGCTCACGACGGTCGTTACACCTAGTACGCGGCAGTGTAAGTAGCCTTGGTTCCTTCGCGTTGCGTTACCCCTCTAACACCGCTGCGAACCAGTTGTCTCTGCGGCTGTAAGGAGCCGGCCAGCGTACGCGAGAAACGCGGACGTTCTCCCGTTAGCGCTGGGCGAGGACGGCATGCAAAGTTAATACTGTAGTATTCAGTTTGCTTTCTATTtgactttgccgcagttaaaatgacaatgttgccaataattaacaaaaacctcgttaattcactTTTCAATTACTGACCTGAGGGCAGGTGTTTGTATTACAATGTTGTAGTGCGTactaatttatggcatacccattttttttttttacaaatcacaaaagatgcacgtagttcgagatattctttATTGAGTGTCAAGGGCGAACTCGAAAACTGATCGCGCGAaccgcgcacgaagcgcgacggTTGTGCTACGTCAGACCAGAACTACCCGTAACAAAGGCTCGACGATATTCGAATGAAGGTGCGCCGCGGCCTTAtattttcgtgaaaagctgcaagtcatctcacttgtgcccgcgcatcgcccTATTTTCGCGCGTAGTGTTCGGTGCTTAatcgtttctttcgaactgtgcacaaaaaaaaacacagtatcCACCTtctctttgtctgggaagcataaaactcagcaGCTGCTTCTTGCAGACACGCGAAATAGTTATTCGTGcttctttatagtttaagaaagaaacacatacGTACCACCCATCGCACACGAACATTaggctgtctacttgtgtatttcagaatgcttgccaatTTTTCTGGCCATATTCTGCTTCTGCGcgccttcattcgaatttcgtcacttcaCTGTTACGTGTCGTCCCAGTGTTCCACCGCGCTTTGTGAGCGCCGGgcacgatcagtttcgatttcgcccttgaaattcgatcatgaatatctcaaactacgtgcaaatttcgtgatttctaaaaaaaatgggtgtgccataaattgacACGCAGTACCagtttctaatataaacacctgccctcaagtcaataattaaaagagTTAATTAACGAACTTTTGTTAATTAGTACCAACAGAGTCATTTTAACTACGGctaagtttttccgcctcgacgtggagcgCGTGTTCGAAAATGACTAGAGTCTTACTGTcaggatttttattaaaaaatttgtattgtctaaaaaaattcTGTATATATCATGCTTCCTAATAAAAGTTTACTTGTTTCCTGGTTTCGACTGCGACTTACTTCACGATTCCTCGGCGGCTACCGCCGAAACGCAATAATTACGTACATTCTCAAAATGTTGAGTATTACCACTAGCCATAACGAACCAAAATGATCCCTGAAGCAAACGAGTTATTCGTCTAATGTCTAGTATATGGTCCCCGATCTGACGTCTTTGCTATCCTCCCACCATTTCTTGACAACATTTTCGCCATTTCTGCGTATATGTCAAAGGAACGCTACGTGCATTACAGCCCCTTTCAAATTGTGGTCTTGAAGTTACAAAAATGATCATTATGCACAAGGCGGCGTTCAATATGAACTGACTATCTCCATCTGGGACATTTTCACCGAATAAATTTGCCCAGCGTTGTCAGCAGAAGGCACATATTAATATTCAAAGGAAAACCCGTCAAGCAGTAATTTCTGCTAGATGTCTCAAATATTTTCAATGACATATGATAAGGCAACCATTCTGTGACAGTGGGATCTGTACGCGCTAGGCAAAGCTGCGCTTAAACACACAGGGAAACATGCGCTCAAGTGAGTATTGCATTTAATACAGATTTGCATACACAACGGCTGTTGAAACACTCAACTTATTTGCATAGTCGCATGGTTCATTTCATGAACAAATGCGTAAGGAATAAATGTTTGCAAACGTTCACAAGAACTCGCATCGCCTCTCGCTCATGATGCGATCTTCACAGCGGAATGCCTTGCTAAACCGCGTGGTCCTTGTGGCCAGGTCGCAGAGCTCTGCGCGTTCTTTGTCTCCACAGAAATGACTACACAAACTCACGAAAAATGTTTCGTCTTCACTCAACGACTCGAGGAATCGGAGCTTCGGATAGCTGTGCAGAGCCGTGGCGCTGTCGCCGAACGCCTGCAGAGTCACGTTCATGGCGAAGATGTCCGTGAGCGCTCGCCTCTCGCGTCTGGTTTTCGCATCGTACAGCGAACACTTGAGCTTCTGGGCCCATCGCGTATCCGGTTGACCGTTTCCGTCGAGCATTCTTCCATGGCTGTCGAACGCCCGAACCAGGCTACGGGCAATCTCTAAACCCAGACCGCTGAACGTCATGAGACGAGAGCCATGCCTGCAATCGAAGCGCAGAAGGCGAACCATGGCTTCAGTGCTATGCAGTCCGCGACGAAAAGTAAGGCGCGGTGAAAGCAATGACCATGTTATCTTCAATGGTCTAACCTAAATGTTTCAGGCAACTATGTTCTCTGTAAAAAACTAAAACGTACTCGAGCGTCTTATGTGCCAACATTATTAACTAAAACGTACTCGAGCATCTTATGTGCCAACATTATGATATAATTACAAGACAACCATAGCGGGGTACTCCGAATAAATATTGGTCACCAAGGATAGTTAACGTCTAGTTTATTACGAATATATGAGTGTCTTTacatttcactcccatctaaatgcAGTAGCCATGGGCGGATATCAAACCCGAGTCTTCGTaattagcagcgcgacaccacaGCGGCCAAGCTATACCATGACAGGTACAAGCTGTGCTGCCCGTGTCTTTCTCATGTGTATTACCACGCacgcttcttttgctatttttatgtaactcGTGTATTGCACGTATAACAACTGctttgcgcaaaccgcgccttaaTGTCTGGGAAACTGCCAGGTTATTTCCGAATCTTCTGATAGGTTGGAGCGCGAaagcgcgaacagttgagtttgttcTAAACCTGgcacggccaccagcgataagactcgaatgttcgatgcagtCATCCATACCTCGAGTCATCTGATCTGCGGTTAGGCCCACGCGCCTAACCGCACATCAGATGACTCGACGACCGACGctgtgcttgccgctatcagtgtacagcttgaattgcttctACTTAGCccctttcattttccgggcacagatTCGCTCAAGTAAAGagttttcgtcttgaacacgccaacTGCGGCTTTCAtcatcgtcacgaccacgtgacagtacatTCTCTCATCGATGTCGGGGTGTACTTTGTGCGAAATTGTATATATATCGTTTCAACTCATTTTTaaaaagtgacacgtgtcttaaCATTAGCTAAATACACCTGTTCTGATAAGGTTGGTGCATTTCTTCGGGTGGCCAACGGCGAATACTGAGCTCATCCTCTAAGGTAGGTCGACCAGCTATAACAATATTCTGCAAAAGCACCTTGTATCGGAAGTCGGGCGCTCTCACGGGCAAAGATCAGTAGTTGTTCGTGTACGAATACAAtcaatgagcgaagctccttagaaatgggacgcaaacgactatgtacgtttcaaaactgtttattgcgccgcgcgccttgtttttcttttttttacgcggCACGCGGTGttttattaggcagttttagaatagcgtacgcaaagcattGCGTTAATATTTCGCGCGCCTGCGCATGCGTCGtccgctaaccgcttgcgggctccagttaagtgacggaaatagcgggccgcaaacgcaatacgctaacttagcgtatgctattctaaaactgcctattgtcttTTTGCACCGGCGCCGCATctatgttgcagggagcttcgacggcgacgccGGGGTACGTGCCTAagaagcttcgctcctaaaaagaaaCGAATATTAATTTTGCTCGTATGCGTAGAATTTTGACATCCGCAAGACCGAATACCTTATCAATGCAGCGAATGCAACCGCTCTGAGCGTGACGTCAGTGCACCTGAACGCTTCGGTCGGGATATTCAGGCAGCACACACATAGTCACTTCTATCACAGCGCAACCATTGTATTTTGTTGTTGGTATTGCTGGAGACATTTAGAAATTGGGCTCAGAAATGTGTATCTGCGTTCTTTTGTTACGCACGTCACTTTCGAAGAATAAAGCGCATACCCGGGAAGTAGCGTATGAGCACTAAGTTTAATCCCCGCTGCACCTGGGCCTCACCGGTTTCTCTAATGAGGAGAAAAGTACCCCTGCCTTGCGCTCGGTATTCTGGGTACTCATGTCTCTAGgaggtggcctctcctttccgctCTTTTTCAACTGTCATTTTCCTTCCCCCCAACGACCCTGCGCCGTGTTgccttatgggttgcagaaaaaAGCACATTTCCTATAATCAAACCACTACTACTAGCGTATGGAGCATGCGCAGTTGCAACAAACGTAGGCGATTCTGTGCGCAAACCTTTGTGTACTCTGTTCTAAAACGGCCTATATTGTCGCGAACCTCAGCCGAACGCACGCGCCACTCACGCAGTTCAACCCATTCGGCCATAGTCTTCTACAGTATTGGTTCTGGAGCGTTACAAGCGCCTTGGGTATTGCACTATACTGCCGTACGAGATATCAGATGGTCAGTGAAGCTCTGCCTCACTGTTTGCCCAAAACTGAGCATCTCACAAAACCAAGTGTTGTGGTATCGTTTATCTAACTCACCTCATATAGGAAGGCGCTAGGAGGGCCCACACTCCGACTTCAAGGTAGTTGCGGCTGTACAAGTAGCGGACGCTACGAGTGAACCAGCGGACACGCTTCGTCAAAAGGCTCGAGTAGTAGCGGTTGGTCCGCGACTCCTGGAGCACTTTCATCGTTTGAAGCCGCAGAGAAAACAGCGACGTGCCTTCTGCAGGAAACGCGGTGGTGATCTCGTTGAGCATCTCTCGGCTGAAAAACGGTTCGGGAGGCCAAAGAGAAATGCCTAGCTCGTCTGCTACCTTGGTCTCCGCCCTAAGCTTTGTCAACAAAGTGATACTATCGGCATTTTTTAAGGCAACGCGCAGCGCGTTAGTAATGGAACTCAATATGTCCTTCACGTCGCTGCGTTCGGATACGCCGAAAAGTTCGGAAATGTAAGCAGCTACAACGGCGAGACCATGCATTTCATGCACGGCGAGGAAGCACAGAGTTCCAGAGTTCGGCGTTTCAGTGTTTCGATGCCCAGGATGGAAGGTGTCGTAGCGGGCGCCCATCGTCCACCCGTAGATGTAGGCAAACATCCACCCGGTCACGTTTAGAGCAACTTCAAATGGTAGATCTtcgagcatggtgaaggcgtcgttgaTTCTCGCCTTGTTAAAGGCAAGTATTTTTGTTTCGTTCGAAAGGGTCATGCCGAAAGCGCCTTGAAGCGAGTTCCGTAATGTGGCCAGCCACTGGTCTGAACCAATGCTCCGAGACAAGAGGTGAACTCCTCCGATGGGCACAGTGACGTCCACTTCATCCGCTTCTTCACTATCCGGATCCAGTCGAAAAGATAATGTGTTCCGCACAATTCCTTCGTCCAGACGCAGGTCGGTCAATTCCGTTTTGCTGAGCGTCACGGTGCCTCCAGAAAGGAAAGACGCCATCTGGTGGTGTGAGCACAAAACATATGATTATACGGTGATCGCGAACCGTATATACACCACAAAGGAACACGTTTAAAGAGTTTCGTTGTATTGAACGTATCTACAGCAGCACTACTTTCAATATAAACTAAATCGAGAACTTGCACTTTCCATATTTGTAGGGGCAAAAAAAGCGTTCAGAACAACATTGGTAATCTTAAAATTGGGCATTTTTATTTCGTGGTTGGCTCTTAGAAAATTTAGTAGGTTTAACACGCCGTGCGAAGTTATTGCTGGCTATTGAACTGCACAGTTCCATCATCATAGGTATGCAATGTATAAGAAACTTGCGCACATTAGATCAAAGAAATATTGCTAATGATAGCTTCTTCGGTCCTTTCGGTGTCTTTAAAACGCAAGCAGACATTCTCACAACACAAAAGCGACGCAATATTCCATTAATCTAATTAATGGCAGCAAATTGTCTTCGTCTCGGGCACTCTGCCACTGGCATCACGTCTTGTCAAGCCAGCAAGCAGCACTGATTGCGTTGCCAAACTTAGTGTACTGATGTATCGCGAATTTTTGCCAGTTTCGAGGACTGGATGAAGTATTCCCCCAttcatcctttcttttttaaataacaGTAAGATACTCGATCAATAGTGTTCAAACAGGAGGTGtcactcgagccaacgtttcgataagtggtcttgtcttctgtaaggcagttgctgccttgaagacaagAACAGTTGTGGAATGGCTGGATCCGCTGACATCCCACATTCAGGGATTTTTCATCTCCTCAAgcatccatcttcccctgaacgcCTGACTTagcttgactttttttttgtaagcaatAAATCCGAATatgaaagaaaagaataaaacacGTGCATGTCAATAAAGTTATCCTATGTGTACAAGGCAACCTAATTAGATGGACACAAAAGGGTTGCTCCTCTATTGCTAACATGAAAATTCATTGTTATCCAGAACATGTGTGCCAAATATTTGTATCAGAGGTTAAGAACTACGCTCGCAAGAAAAGCGTATCCTGCTCGCTTGATGGTACAATCCACAGACATCTCTAGCACATCCCATTCACTCCATGGTGTTCCAGGCTACTCGTTTCGTAATAATCTATTAGGATCATATTGTACGCCCAACTGTTTAACTTGTACGATTTCCTTGTCTTTGAATACTTTGCTCTTTACTGCGATCTGCTAGCATGAATAAGCTATGACTTACTCAGTTCAGCCTTTTTATTCGCTGCGCACGAAGCAACATATGTTTGCTGACGATGGTGAAGTGTGCAGAT comes from the Rhipicephalus sanguineus isolate Rsan-2018 chromosome 6, BIME_Rsan_1.4, whole genome shotgun sequence genome and includes:
- the LOC119397403 gene encoding membrane metallo-endopeptidase-like 1, translating into MDPEDKENVRRRSGDHGLQQVPKNRISGSKVILRRRHSPSSPMLKLEREHASRATLFSAIFLCVLVVAAMAVLITRHLTSRHASDEDTCTTDDCITYGRTLLERLNLSADPCTNFYQYVCGDAAFDTAEEKVRRMYGPKVQDFMQQRENVVQKDKGIRHDYELKASRALSLCLERPDTMDPAPFVQFMRERGLMWPVEPKQPKRGRKESGNPVFPILVDLSLNWRVSLWFDVNVMNLDREENFMVTLDDPGPVPVLRMAQLSSLGDDAYDGIAQQMASFLSGGTVTLSKTELTDLRLDEGIVRNTLSFRLDPDSEEADEVDVTVPIGGVHLLSRSIGSDQWLATLRNSLQGAFGMTLSNETKILAFNKARINDAFTMLEDLPFEVALNVTGWMFAYIYGWTMGARYDTFHPGHRNTETPNSGTLCFLAVHEMHGLAVVAAYISELFGVSERSDVKDILSSITNALRVALKNADSITLLTKLRAETKVADELGISLWPPEPFFSREMLNEITTAFPAEGTSLFSLRLQTMKVLQESRTNRYYSSLLTKRVRWFTRSVRYLYSRNYLEVGVWALLAPSYMRHGSRLMTFSGLGLEIARSLVRAFDSHGRMLDGNGQPDTRWAQKLKCSLYDAKTRRERRALTDIFAMNVTLQAFGDSATALHSYPKLRFLESLSEDETFFVSLCSHFCGDKERAELCDLATRTTRFSKAFRCEDRIMSERRCEFL